Proteins found in one Serratia plymuthica genomic segment:
- a CDS encoding MFS transporter has translation MSDHNTLEIQSFINAKPFSRYQWMILILCFLTVALDGFDTAIIGFIATSLVQDWGIEKTSLGPVMSAALVGLAVGALTAGPLADRIGRKKVLVMSLILFGGFSLLTAFATSLPMLTLLRFLTGLGLGAAMPNAATLMSEYAPERKRALLVNLMFCGFPLGSSLGGFVSAWLIPHFGWQSVMVLGGVMPLLLAIVLIVALPESARFMVVHGYPRERIAAVLKRIAPINLPESLRFTLSESGQVKAKSALGVIFSQRYLMGTLMLCLTYFMGLMIFYLLTSWLPLLIRETGASIRQASLITALFPLGGGIGVLIIGWLMDRMNPHKVVAVGYLLTGLFVCAIGYVYTHPVLMAVTVFIAGTCMNGAQSSMPALAAGFYPTQGRATGVAWMLGLGRFGGILGAMSGGVLMQMQLSFSTIFTLLAIPALVAAVALMIKHFSTRAPALPGSLNKAL, from the coding sequence ATGTCCGATCACAACACCTTAGAAATTCAGTCGTTTATCAACGCCAAACCCTTTTCCCGTTATCAGTGGATGATCCTGATACTGTGTTTTTTAACGGTGGCGCTGGACGGATTCGATACTGCGATCATCGGTTTCATCGCCACTTCGCTGGTGCAGGATTGGGGGATTGAGAAGACCTCTCTGGGGCCGGTGATGAGTGCCGCACTGGTGGGGCTGGCGGTGGGCGCGCTGACCGCCGGGCCGCTGGCGGACCGCATTGGCCGCAAAAAGGTGCTGGTGATGTCGCTGATCCTGTTTGGCGGTTTCAGCCTGCTGACGGCGTTTGCCACCTCACTGCCCATGTTGACCTTGCTGCGTTTTTTAACCGGGCTGGGGCTGGGCGCGGCGATGCCGAATGCCGCCACCCTGATGTCGGAATATGCGCCCGAACGTAAACGCGCGCTGCTGGTGAACCTGATGTTTTGCGGCTTCCCGCTCGGCTCCTCCCTGGGCGGTTTCGTTTCCGCGTGGCTGATCCCGCACTTTGGCTGGCAGAGCGTGATGGTGCTGGGCGGCGTAATGCCGCTGCTGTTGGCGATAGTGTTGATTGTCGCCTTGCCGGAATCCGCCCGTTTCATGGTGGTGCACGGTTATCCGCGCGAACGCATCGCCGCGGTGCTCAAGCGCATAGCGCCGATCAATTTGCCTGAATCGCTGCGTTTTACCCTGAGTGAAAGCGGCCAGGTGAAGGCGAAGTCGGCGTTGGGCGTGATTTTCTCCCAGCGCTATCTGATGGGCACGCTGATGCTGTGCCTGACCTACTTTATGGGCCTGATGATTTTCTACCTGCTGACCAGTTGGTTGCCGCTATTGATCCGTGAAACCGGCGCCTCCATCCGCCAGGCTTCGCTGATTACCGCACTGTTTCCTTTGGGCGGCGGCATTGGCGTGCTGATCATCGGCTGGCTGATGGACCGAATGAACCCGCACAAGGTGGTGGCGGTGGGTTATCTGCTGACCGGGCTGTTTGTCTGCGCGATTGGTTACGTTTATACCCATCCGGTGCTGATGGCGGTGACGGTATTTATCGCCGGCACCTGCATGAACGGGGCGCAGTCTTCAATGCCGGCGCTGGCCGCCGGTTTTTATCCGACCCAGGGACGGGCGACCGGCGTGGCCTGGATGCTGGGGTTGGGCCGCTTTGGCGGCATCCTGGGCGCCATGAGCGGCGGGGTGCTGATGCAAATGCAGCTGTCGTTCAGCACCATTTTCACTCTGCTGGCCATTCCCGCATTGGTTGCCGCAGTGGCACTGATGATCAAACACTTTTCCACCCGAGCACCGGCGTTGCCCGGCTCACTCAACAAAGCGCTATAA